In a genomic window of Gossypium arboreum isolate Shixiya-1 chromosome 7, ASM2569848v2, whole genome shotgun sequence:
- the LOC108465345 gene encoding probable inactive receptor kinase RLK902, translating to MKLNSSIFCLCLFWTTLFVRMNSDLASDRAALVGLRAASGGRTLLWNLSRRPCNWTGVRCVQNRVVELRLPGIGLSGPLPIAIGNLTQLHTLSLRFNALSGSIPSDFAKLTSLRKLYLQGNRFSGEIPAFLFTLQKLIRLNLANNNFTGTIPESFNNLTRLGTLYLENNHLSGSIPEIDLPALVQFNVSFNKLNGSIPKGLSGKPKTAFEGNSLCGKPLVSCNGTENSSSSNSGNKWSSGVIAGIVVGCVTAVLLILIILVFLCKRKGSKKMETRDIAPPKQAEVEIPAADKAAGGSDNTSNRLSGVVKKDAIAKSSGSKKLVFFGNRSRVFYLEDLLRASAEVLGKGTFGTAYKATLELGMVVAVKRLKDVTVSEKEFKEKMEVVGAMDHPNLVPVRAYYFSRNEKLLVYDYMPMGSLSALLHGNRGAGRIPLNWETRCGIALGAARGIAYLHSKGPEISHGNIKSSNILLTTSYEARISDFGLAQLAGPTSAPDRVNGYRAPEVTDVRRVSQKADVYSFGILLLELLTGKAPRHALLNEDGVDLSRWVQSVVPEEWTTEVFDLELLRHQNVEEDMVKLLQLAIDCTAQYPDKRPSLSEMTTRIEEIHGPSTEKEIHQIHEAENGSSEHT from the exons ATGAAGCTAAATTCCAGCATATTCTGTTTGTGCTTGTTCTGGACAACATTGTTTGTTCGCATGAACTCGGATCTAGCTTCCGACAGGGCAGCCTTGGTGGGTCTTCGAGCAGCTTCCGGTGGACGCACACTTTTATGGAATCTGTCAAGGAGACCATGTAATTGGACTGGTGTACGTTGTGTGCAGAACAGAGTAGTGGAGTTAAGACTCCCTGGAATTGGGCTGTCAGGTCCGCTTCCTATTGCCATTGGCAACTTAACTCAACTCCATACCCTTTCACTTCGTTTCAATGCTCTCTCTGGGTCAATCCCCTCTGACTTTGCCAAGCTTACTTCCCTTCGGAAACTATACTTACAAGGGAATCGATTTTCTGGTGAAATTCCTGCTTTCTTGTTCACTTTACAAAAACTTATTAGACTTAATCTTGCAAACAATAATTTCACAGGTACAATCCCTGAGAGTTTTAACAATTTGACTAGGTTGGGTACTTTGTATTTGGAGAACAATCACTTATCTGGGTCAATACCAGAAATTGACTTGCCTGCACTTGTGCAATTCAATGTttcttttaataagttaaatggtTCAATCCCAAAAGGGCTATCAGGGAAGCCAAAGACTGCTTTTGAAGGGAATTCTTTATGTGGCAAGCCTCTGGTTTCGTGTAATGGAACTGAAAATAGTAGCAGTAGTAATAGTGGCAATAAATGGTCAAGTGGAGTCATTGCTGGTATTGTTGTTGGTTGTGTGACCGCTGTTTTACTGATTTTGATTATCTTAGTATTTTTATGTAAAAGGAAGGGTAGTAAGAAAATGGAGACAAGGGATATTGCACCTCCAAAGCAGGCTGAGGTTGAAATTCCAGCGGCTGATAAGGCAGCTGGGGGGAGTGATAATACAAGTAATCGTTTATCTGGGGTAGTAAAAAAGGATGCAATTGCTAAGAGTAGTGGGAGTAAGAAGTTGGTCTTTTTTGGGAACAGATCGAGGGTATTTTATCTAGAGGATTTATTGAGGGCCTCTGCTGAGGTATTAGGGAAGGGAACATTTGGGACGGCCTACAAGGCCACTTTGGAGTTGGGGATGGTTGTTGCAGTGAAGAGGTTGAAGGATGTGACGGTGTCAGAGAAGGAATTCAAGGAGAAGATGGAGGTCGTTGGAGCCATGGATCACCCGAACTTGGTACCAGTCAGGGCCTACTACTTTAGTAGGAATGAGAAACTTCTAGTTTATGATTATATGCCAATGGGAAGCTTGTCTGCACTTTTGCATG GTAACAGAGGAGCTGGTAGGATTCCATTGAATTGGGAAACAAGGTGTGGCATTGCCCTTGGAGCTGCAAGAGGCATCGCATACCTCCATTCAAAGGGACCCGAAATCTCCCATGGAAATATCAAATCATCAAATATCCTACTCACTACGTCCTATGAAGCTCGCATATCTGATTTTGGTCTTGCACAGCTTGCTGGCCCCACATCGGCTCCTGACCGTGTTAATGGCTACCGTGCTCCAGAGGTAACGGATGTCCGTAGAGTTTCCCAAAAAGCTGATGTCTACAGCTTTGGCATCCTGCTTCTAGAACTTCTTACTGGTAAGGCACCCAGACATGCCTTATTGAATGAGGATGGAGTAGACCTCTCAAGATGGGTCCAATCCGTAGTTCCAGAGGAGTGGACTACCGAGGTCTTTGACCTTGAACTTCTGAGACACCAGAACGTCGAGGAGGATATGGTCAAGCTACTACAGCTTGCCATAGATTGCACAGCTCAATATCCCGATAAACGCCCTTCGTTGTCTGAGATGACAACTCGAATAGAGGAGATCCATGGGCCTAGTACAGAAAAGgagattcatcaaatccatgaagcAGAGAATGGCTCTTCCGAGCATACTTAG